The proteins below come from a single Corylus avellana chromosome ca3, CavTom2PMs-1.0 genomic window:
- the LOC132173330 gene encoding putative RING-H2 finger protein ATL21A isoform X1, which translates to MSSSKYFFFFFSTLFFFSFPRISSRVTVCETLYCGGSWPPVRFPFRFKDQPESCGYAGFDLSCTNQNQTILTLPHSGDFVVQDIDYLEQTIDITDPDDCFFRRTLQNFTLRGSPFHTQFFGWNFTFFNCSSNVTNMSRSWPISCLGGHGFSVWMTPSDYREDSWPPPSCRATHTALLPEMSPSQSVQLSWSEPSCVECVARGGDCVRSDSSRDVECLINAPGSIGLFYSSKKNGGLPRSAKYGIIIGVGIPGLLCLIGLSCYLCGRIRVYRRRHNPNTQLTSINISPQRSVLAMGLDGPTIESYPKTLLGESRRLPKPSDNTCPICLSEYQPKEELRTIPECNHYFHVNCIDEWLKLNGTCPLCRNSPDGSALVTPSSLSSSSSTSLSPSL; encoded by the exons ATGTCTTCCTCAAagtatttcttcttcttcttctccactctcttcttcttctccttccctcGCATATCATCAAGAGTCACAGTCTGTGAGACTCTATATTGCGGTGGCAGTTGGCCTCCCGTTCGGTTCCCTTTCAGATTCAAAGATCAACCGGAATCATGCGGCTACGCCGGATTCGATCTCTCATGCACCAACCAGAACCAAACAATCCTCACCCTCCCTCACTCCGGCGACTTCGTCGTCCAAGACATCGATTACTTAGAGCAAACAATAGATATCACCGACCCAGACGACTGCTTTTTCCGACGGACCCTTCAAAACTTCACTCTCAGAGGCTCCCCTTTCCATACCCAATTTTTTGGCTGGAACTTCACCTTCTTCAACTGCTCCTCCAACGTGACAAACATGTCAAGGTCGTGGCCGATTTCCTGCCTTGGCGGCCACGGATTTAGCGTCTGGATGACGCCGAGTGATTACCGTGAGGATTCGTGGCCACCGCCGTCGTGTAGAGCAACGCATACTGCTTTGCTTCCGGAAATGTCGCCGTCGCAGTCGGTCCAGTTGAGTTGGAGTGAGCCGAGTTGCGTTGAATGTGTAGCGCGTGGCGGAGACTGCGTCCGCAGCGATTCGAGCCGGGATGTTGAATGCTTAATCAATGCTCCAGGCAGCATTGGTTTGTTTTATTCATCGAAAAAGAATG GTGGTCTTCCAAGGAGTGCCAAGTACGGCATAATCATAGGGGTGGGAATACCCGGACTCTTGTGCCTCATTGGACTCTCATGTTACCTTTGTGGCAGAATAAGGGTTTATAGGCGTAGACACAACCCCAACACACAGCTCACCAGCATAAATATCTCGCCGCAACGGAGCGTCCTTGCGATGGGTCTCGACGGGCCGACAATAGAATCATACCCAAAGACACTGCTCGGTGAGAGCCGGCGATTACCGAAACCTAGTGACAACACTTGCCCCATATGCTTGTCTGAATATCAGCCTAAGGAAGAGCTAAGGACTATACCGGAGTGCAATCACTATTTCCATGTTAATTGCATAGACGAGTGGCTAAAACTTAATGGGACATGCCCTCTCTGTCGGAATTCGCCTGATGGGTCAGCTCTGGTTACCCCTTCATCATTATCGTCGTCGTCGTCTACGTCGTTGTCACCATCTTTATGA
- the LOC132173330 gene encoding putative RING-H2 finger protein ATL21B isoform X2, producing MASFHVFFSTFFFFFLLPHISSAAVICQTTSCDDIVPVKFPFRLKSSQNRSCGYPGFDLSCDNISRTILSFPKSGDSVVVRHIDYSDQSIYISDPDRCFPGRFMRNFTDSVSPNFLFDSLENFTFFNCSSSNATMTSDFLYMPINCLSGDEYTVWIAQTVYVEAFPPPATCRAISTAMFPYLRYGIVRLIWGKPSCGGCVASGGDCALVSSASPDVGCFNVPSNGGLPRSAKYGIIIGVGIPGLLCLIGLSCYLCGRIRVYRRRHNPNTQLTSINISPQRSVLAMGLDGPTIESYPKTLLGESRRLPKPSDNTCPICLSEYQPKEELRTIPECNHYFHVNCIDEWLKLNGTCPLCRNSPDGSALVTPSSLSSSSSTSLSPSL from the exons ATGGCTTCCTTCCATGTCTTCTTctccaccttcttcttcttcttcctccttccTCACATATCATCAGCAGCTGTCATTTGCCAAACTACATCCTGTGATGACATCGTGCCCGTTAAGTTCCCTTTCCGACTGAAAAGCTCTCAAAACCGATCGTGCGGCTATCCGGGATTCGATCTCTCATGCGACAACATAAGCCGGACAATCCTGTCTTTCCCGAAGTCTGGGGACTCTGTTGTCGTCCGACACATCGACTACTCCGACCAATCGATATATATCAGCGACCCAGACCGCTGCTTTCCCGGACGGTTCATGCGAAACTTCACTGATTCGGTCTCTCCTAATTTCCTTTTCGACTCCCTTGAGAATTTCACCTTCTTCAACTGCTCTTCTTCCAACGCGACGATGACGTctgattttttatatatgccGATAAATTGTCTTAGCGGCGATGAGTATACGGTCTGGATCGCTCAGACTGTTTACGTGGAGGCTTTCCCACCGCCGGCGACATGTCGAGCAATCTCGACGGCTATGTTTCCCTATCTACGGTACGGGATAGTTCGGTTGATTTGGGGGAAGCCCAGTTGCGGAGGATGTGTAGCTAGCGGTGGAGACTGCGCCCTTGTGAGTTCTGCGAGCCCGGACGTTGGATGCTTTAATGTTCCAAGCAATG GTGGTCTTCCAAGGAGTGCCAAGTACGGCATAATCATAGGGGTGGGAATACCCGGACTCTTGTGCCTCATTGGACTCTCATGTTACCTTTGTGGCAGAATAAGGGTTTATAGGCGTAGACACAACCCCAACACACAGCTCACCAGCATAAATATCTCGCCGCAACGGAGCGTCCTTGCGATGGGTCTCGACGGGCCGACAATAGAATCATACCCAAAGACACTGCTCGGTGAGAGCCGGCGATTACCGAAACCTAGTGACAACACTTGCCCCATATGCTTGTCTGAATATCAGCCTAAGGAAGAGCTAAGGACTATACCGGAGTGCAATCACTATTTCCATGTTAATTGCATAGACGAGTGGCTAAAACTTAATGGGACATGCCCTCTCTGTCGGAATTCGCCTGATGGGTCAGCTCTGGTTACCCCTTCATCATTATCGTCGTCGTCGTCTACGTCGTTGTCACCATCTTTATGA
- the LOC132173330 gene encoding putative RING-H2 finger protein ATL21A isoform X3, whose protein sequence is MSSSKYFFFFFSTLFFFSFPRISSRVTVCETLYCGGSWPPVRFPFRFKDQPESCGYAGFDLSCTNQNQTILTLPHSGDFVVQDIDYLEQTIDITDPDDCFFRRTLQNFTLRGSPFHTQFFGWNFTFFNCSSNVTNMSRSWPISCLGGHGFSVWMTPSDYREDSWPPPSCRATHTALLPEMSPSQSVQLSWSEPSCVECVARGGDCVRSDSSRDVECLINAPGSIGGLPRSAKYGIIIGVGIPGLLCLIGLSCYLCGRIRVYRRRHNPNTQLTSINISPQRSVLAMGLDGPTIESYPKTLLGESRRLPKPSDNTCPICLSEYQPKEELRTIPECNHYFHVNCIDEWLKLNGTCPLCRNSPDGSALVTPSSLSSSSSTSLSPSL, encoded by the exons ATGTCTTCCTCAAagtatttcttcttcttcttctccactctcttcttcttctccttccctcGCATATCATCAAGAGTCACAGTCTGTGAGACTCTATATTGCGGTGGCAGTTGGCCTCCCGTTCGGTTCCCTTTCAGATTCAAAGATCAACCGGAATCATGCGGCTACGCCGGATTCGATCTCTCATGCACCAACCAGAACCAAACAATCCTCACCCTCCCTCACTCCGGCGACTTCGTCGTCCAAGACATCGATTACTTAGAGCAAACAATAGATATCACCGACCCAGACGACTGCTTTTTCCGACGGACCCTTCAAAACTTCACTCTCAGAGGCTCCCCTTTCCATACCCAATTTTTTGGCTGGAACTTCACCTTCTTCAACTGCTCCTCCAACGTGACAAACATGTCAAGGTCGTGGCCGATTTCCTGCCTTGGCGGCCACGGATTTAGCGTCTGGATGACGCCGAGTGATTACCGTGAGGATTCGTGGCCACCGCCGTCGTGTAGAGCAACGCATACTGCTTTGCTTCCGGAAATGTCGCCGTCGCAGTCGGTCCAGTTGAGTTGGAGTGAGCCGAGTTGCGTTGAATGTGTAGCGCGTGGCGGAGACTGCGTCCGCAGCGATTCGAGCCGGGATGTTGAATGCTTAATCAATGCTCCAGGCAGCATTG GTGGTCTTCCAAGGAGTGCCAAGTACGGCATAATCATAGGGGTGGGAATACCCGGACTCTTGTGCCTCATTGGACTCTCATGTTACCTTTGTGGCAGAATAAGGGTTTATAGGCGTAGACACAACCCCAACACACAGCTCACCAGCATAAATATCTCGCCGCAACGGAGCGTCCTTGCGATGGGTCTCGACGGGCCGACAATAGAATCATACCCAAAGACACTGCTCGGTGAGAGCCGGCGATTACCGAAACCTAGTGACAACACTTGCCCCATATGCTTGTCTGAATATCAGCCTAAGGAAGAGCTAAGGACTATACCGGAGTGCAATCACTATTTCCATGTTAATTGCATAGACGAGTGGCTAAAACTTAATGGGACATGCCCTCTCTGTCGGAATTCGCCTGATGGGTCAGCTCTGGTTACCCCTTCATCATTATCGTCGTCGTCGTCTACGTCGTTGTCACCATCTTTATGA
- the LOC132174388 gene encoding RING-H2 finger protein ATL22-like, with protein sequence MASSQVFVSSIFTFFILLPQITSSAVICKTSSCGDSENPLVKFPFRLKGTDADQSCGYPGFDLSCNNQNQTILTLPSGDVVVEIIDYYEQSIYIDFDDPDHCFAGRLLQNFTLSGTPFQFPAFRMYVTFLNCSANVTMIHGQAIDCVSGDGYKIWITPSAYLGFLMTLPPSCQVILMALAPMSQLSPTRLLMHLTWGEPSCGECVAGGGYCARKSATTLDVGCFPALSSPSSNGTKTNIVAKVLLISRLVAIH encoded by the exons ATGGCCTCCTCCCAAGTCTTCGTCTCCTCCATCTTCACCTTCTTCATCCTCCTTCCTCAAATAACATCAAGCGCCGTAATTTGCAAAACCTCGTCATGTGGCGACAGCGAAAACCCGCTTGTCAAGTTCCCTTTCCGACTGAAAGGCACCGACGCCGACCAGTCGTGCGGCTATCCGGGATTCGATCTCTCATGCAACAACCAAAACCAGACAATCCTCACTCTCCCTTCCGGCGACGTCGTCGTCGAAATAATCGACTACTACGAGCAATCAATATATATCGACTTCGACGACCCAGATCACTGCTTTGCCGGACGCCTTCTGCAGAACTTCACTCTCTCCGGCACTCCTTTCCAGTTCCCAGCCTTTCGAATGTACGTGACCTTCTTGAACTGCTCCGCCAACGTGACGATGATACATGGGCAGGCTATTGATTGCGTTAGCGGCGACGGCTATAAGATCTGGATCACACCGAGTGCCTATCTTGGGTTTTTGATGACGCTGCCGCCGTCGTGTCAGGTGATATTGATGGCTTTGGCTCCTATGTCACAACTGTCGCCGACACGGCTGTTGATGCATTTGACTTGGGGTGAGCCTAGTTGTGGAGAATGTGTCGCCGGCGGTGGATACTGTGCGCGCAAGAGTGCTACGACTCTGGATGTTGGATGCTTTCCAGCCTTGAGTTCTCCAAGCAGCAATG GAACAAAGACAAACATAGTAGCTAAGGTTCTCCTCATATCAAGATTAGTTGCAATTCATTAA